From a region of the Bacillus marinisedimentorum genome:
- the dapB gene encoding 4-hydroxy-tetrahydrodipicolinate reductase, giving the protein METIRIILAGPRGRMGRAAVGLIENTSHFELAAAIDRKNDGKMLGDLEDMPALNARVYEDIEQCLSETDADVLIDLTTPEVGKLHTEAALRHGVCPVVGTTGFSSSDIAELTALAEERETGAIIAPNFAVGAVLMMKFARMAARYFPDVEIIEKHHDRKLDAPSGTAVKTAELIAEIRESKKQGHPDEQETMEGARGASYDGIPIHSIRLPGLLAHQEVIFGSAGQTLTIKHDSFDRGSFMSGVKVAVETVKQLDTLVYGLENILE; this is encoded by the coding sequence ATGGAAACAATAAGAATTATCCTGGCTGGACCGCGCGGAAGGATGGGTCGGGCAGCTGTGGGATTAATAGAAAACACTTCCCATTTCGAATTGGCGGCAGCAATCGACCGCAAAAATGACGGAAAAATGCTGGGTGACCTGGAAGATATGCCGGCTCTCAATGCCCGCGTTTATGAAGACATCGAACAATGCCTGTCAGAAACAGATGCAGATGTCCTTATCGATTTGACTACGCCGGAAGTTGGAAAACTGCATACCGAAGCAGCCCTCCGTCACGGTGTCTGTCCTGTGGTGGGTACAACCGGATTTTCGAGCAGTGATATCGCAGAGCTGACAGCACTTGCCGAAGAACGGGAAACGGGTGCTATCATTGCGCCTAATTTTGCGGTAGGAGCTGTTTTGATGATGAAATTCGCCAGGATGGCGGCCAGGTATTTTCCGGATGTGGAAATCATTGAAAAGCACCATGACAGGAAACTGGACGCACCTTCAGGCACCGCTGTAAAGACTGCCGAATTGATCGCTGAAATCAGGGAGTCGAAGAAACAGGGCCATCCTGATGAACAGGAGACGATGGAAGGGGCCAGGGGTGCTTCATATGACGGCATTCCGATTCACAGCATCCGGCTCCCCGGCCTGCTGGCGCACCAGGAAGTCATATTCGGCAGTGCCGGCCAAACATTGACAATCAAACACGATTCGTTTGACCGCGGGTCGTTCATGTCAGGTGTGAAAGTGGCTGTCGAAACGGTAAAACAGCTTGACACTCTTGTTTACGGCCTTGAAAATATCCTGGAATAG
- a CDS encoding DUF1405 domain-containing protein: protein MASYIQFLSRRPILLALLAVNIAGTVYGYIWYGYQLADTPPLFLIFVPDSPTASLFFVFVLAAFLFKKNVPLIEALAILTLFKYGIWAVVMNILVLNVSGSLPWEGYMLIASHFAMAVQGILYAPFYRIKIPHLIIAAVWTLHNDVIDYVFGMMPRYSRLSEFTAEIGYFTFWLSIAAIIITYYFGVRENRLKLKFL from the coding sequence ATGGCATCATACATACAGTTTTTAAGCCGCCGGCCGATCCTGCTCGCCCTGCTGGCGGTGAATATTGCCGGAACGGTATACGGATACATATGGTACGGCTACCAGCTCGCTGATACACCGCCGCTGTTTCTCATATTTGTGCCTGACAGTCCGACGGCAAGCCTGTTTTTTGTCTTCGTACTGGCTGCTTTTTTATTCAAAAAAAATGTTCCGCTTATTGAAGCGCTTGCGATACTGACACTTTTCAAATATGGGATATGGGCCGTGGTCATGAATATTCTCGTCCTGAATGTTTCCGGAAGCCTGCCCTGGGAAGGGTATATGCTGATTGCATCGCACTTCGCAATGGCTGTACAAGGAATCCTGTATGCACCTTTTTACCGGATCAAAATCCCGCATCTGATCATCGCGGCTGTCTGGACTCTCCATAACGATGTGATCGATTATGTTTTCGGGATGATGCCCAGATACAGCAGACTGAGCGAGTTCACGGCTGAAATCGGCTATTTCACATTCTGGCTCAGTATTGCGGCGATCATCATCACTTATTATTTCGGGGTGAGGGAAAACAGGCTTAAACTCAAGTTTCTTTGA
- a CDS encoding YitT family protein: MLPKLKVRNILYIILGAAILSFGLVYFNMENNLAEGGFTGITLLLYFLFSIDPAISNLLLNAPLFFVGWKLLGRNVFYYTIIGTVSVSVFLWIFQKYEVVSMPLQHDLTLAALFAGVFIGIGLGIIFRFGGTTGGVDIIARIVHKYVGWSMGKTMFLFDLGVIAASFILYLDYREAMYTIVAVFVGARVIDFMQEGAYAARGATIISNKTEEIAAKIIKELDRGATLLQGKGTYTGEERQILYCVVGRNEIVRLKNVIHSIDPHAFVAVGDVHDVMGEGFTLDENKNPLEH, translated from the coding sequence ATGCTGCCAAAGCTCAAAGTGAGAAACATTCTATACATCATTTTAGGAGCTGCAATCCTCTCATTCGGCCTTGTTTATTTCAATATGGAAAACAATCTGGCTGAAGGCGGCTTTACCGGGATTACACTGCTATTATACTTTTTGTTCAGCATCGACCCTGCTATTTCCAACCTGCTGCTCAATGCGCCGCTTTTCTTTGTCGGCTGGAAATTGCTCGGGCGAAATGTATTTTACTACACAATTATCGGAACGGTCTCAGTGTCTGTTTTTCTATGGATATTTCAAAAATACGAGGTCGTTTCCATGCCGCTTCAGCATGACCTGACACTTGCCGCCCTGTTTGCGGGTGTTTTCATCGGGATCGGCCTCGGCATCATTTTCCGGTTCGGCGGCACAACTGGCGGTGTGGACATCATCGCAAGAATCGTACATAAATATGTCGGATGGAGCATGGGTAAGACGATGTTCCTTTTTGACCTGGGAGTCATCGCCGCTTCATTTATCCTCTATCTTGATTACCGTGAGGCAATGTATACGATTGTCGCTGTTTTTGTCGGTGCCCGCGTCATCGATTTCATGCAGGAAGGCGCTTACGCAGCCAGGGGTGCGACGATCATCTCCAATAAGACAGAAGAAATCGCAGCCAAAATCATCAAGGAGCTTGACAGGGGAGCCACACTTTTACAGGGAAAAGGCACTTATACAGGCGAAGAACGGCAGATACTCTACTGTGTCGTCGGGCGTAATGAAATTGTGAGGTTGAAAAATGTCATCCATTCCATCGACCCGCACGCATTCGTTGCAGTTGGTGATGTGCATGACGTCATGGGCGAAGGTTTCACACTCGATGAAAACAAAAATCCTCTGGAACACTGA
- a CDS encoding menaquinol-cytochrome c reductase cytochrome b/c subunit: protein MHRGKGMKFVGDSRIPAERKPNIPKDYSEYPGKTEAFWPNFLLKEWMVGAVFLIGYLSLTVAHPSPLERVADPTDTGYIPLPDWYFLFLYQLLKYEFAAGPYTIVGAIIMPGIAFGALMLAPWLDRGPERRPSKRPVAVSLMLLGLVSVVFLTWESVVTHDWEQAEAQGQIVTAEIDKESEGYQIYSQQTCLGCHGDNLGGGAAGPSLIGTGLSPEEIADIAVNGKGSMPADQFEGSEEDLKKLSEFIAGLEE from the coding sequence ATGCACCGAGGTAAAGGGATGAAGTTTGTAGGCGATTCCCGTATTCCGGCTGAGCGCAAGCCGAATATCCCGAAGGATTATTCTGAGTATCCCGGGAAAACGGAAGCCTTTTGGCCAAACTTCCTCTTGAAAGAGTGGATGGTTGGCGCTGTATTTTTAATAGGGTATTTAAGTTTGACAGTTGCACACCCGTCGCCGCTGGAACGTGTGGCCGACCCGACGGATACCGGGTACATACCGCTCCCGGACTGGTATTTCCTGTTTCTGTACCAGCTTTTGAAATATGAGTTCGCTGCCGGACCGTATACAATAGTAGGTGCGATTATTATGCCGGGTATCGCTTTTGGTGCCCTTATGCTGGCTCCCTGGCTTGACAGGGGCCCTGAACGGAGGCCGTCCAAACGCCCGGTTGCCGTAAGCTTGATGCTCCTTGGTCTTGTTTCAGTCGTTTTTCTCACATGGGAGTCCGTTGTTACACATGACTGGGAGCAGGCTGAAGCTCAGGGGCAGATCGTCACCGCAGAAATCGATAAAGAATCCGAAGGGTATCAAATATACAGCCAGCAAACATGTTTAGGCTGCCATGGTGATAATCTTGGCGGCGGTGCTGCCGGCCCATCTTTGATCGGTACAGGGCTTAGTCCTGAAGAGATTGCCGATATCGCCGTAAACGGTAAAGGCAGCATGCCTGCAGACCAATTCGAAGGGTCGGAAGAAGACCTGAAGAAACTTTCAGAGTTCATTGCAGGTCTGGAAGAATAA
- the mgsA gene encoding methylglyoxal synthase → MNIALIAHDKKKREIIQFALAYKQVLEQHSLYATGTTGKKIKEATGLDITRFESGPLGGDQQIGAMVAKNEMDMILFFRDPLTAQPHEPDVSALLRLCDVYGIPLATNLGTAEILVQGLKRGDLQWRRIVHGTDVY, encoded by the coding sequence ATGAACATTGCATTGATTGCCCATGATAAAAAGAAACGGGAAATTATCCAATTTGCACTTGCATACAAACAGGTACTTGAGCAGCACAGCCTTTATGCAACCGGAACGACAGGCAAGAAGATCAAAGAAGCGACTGGACTAGATATTACCAGGTTCGAGTCCGGACCGCTCGGAGGCGACCAGCAAATCGGTGCTATGGTTGCGAAAAATGAGATGGATATGATCCTGTTTTTCCGAGATCCGCTTACTGCACAGCCGCATGAGCCGGACGTATCGGCATTGCTCCGTCTCTGTGATGTGTACGGCATACCGCTTGCCACCAACCTGGGCACAGCCGAAATCCTGGTCCAGGGCCTTAAAAGAGGCGATCTGCAATGGCGGAGAATCGTTCACGGGACAGATGTTTATTGA
- a CDS encoding zinc metallopeptidase yields MFLIYFALLMIIPLWAQSKVKSAYRKYSQVPNSTGMTGAEVARKILNDNGLYDVQIRETRGELSDHYDPRNKTVNLSSAIYSGRSLASAAVASHEVGHALQDAEDYAFMRFRHTLVPVANLGSNFSFFLILAGIIFQATGMMLLGIIFMSFAVLFQVVTLPVEFNASNRAMEQIISVGAIRNDEERNTKKVLNAAALTYVAAALVAVLELLRFVLMFVGMSED; encoded by the coding sequence ATGTTCCTGATTTACTTTGCACTGTTGATGATTATCCCTCTTTGGGCTCAGAGCAAAGTGAAAAGTGCTTACCGAAAATATTCTCAAGTACCAAACTCAACTGGAATGACAGGGGCCGAGGTCGCAAGGAAAATTCTTAATGATAACGGCCTCTATGATGTACAAATACGGGAAACCCGGGGAGAACTGTCCGACCATTATGACCCGCGCAATAAAACGGTCAATCTTTCAAGCGCCATATACAGCGGGAGGTCGCTGGCGAGTGCGGCTGTCGCTTCTCACGAAGTCGGCCACGCCCTTCAGGATGCTGAAGACTATGCGTTTATGAGATTCCGGCATACGCTTGTGCCGGTAGCAAATCTCGGGTCGAATTTTTCATTTTTCCTCATTCTTGCCGGCATTATTTTCCAAGCTACCGGAATGATGCTGCTCGGCATCATCTTCATGTCGTTTGCTGTGTTGTTTCAGGTGGTTACGCTGCCAGTTGAATTCAATGCATCAAACCGGGCGATGGAGCAAATTATTTCCGTCGGCGCGATTCGCAACGATGAAGAACGGAACACAAAGAAGGTGCTGAACGCGGCAGCATTGACTTATGTTGCAGCGGCGCTTGTGGCGGTTTTGGAACTGCTCAGATTTGTGCTTATGTTTGTCGGCATGAGCGAAGACTAA
- a CDS encoding biotin--[acetyl-CoA-carboxylase] ligase has translation MQPAVKETLLNMFADRPGQFLSGQQISEALGCSRTAVWKYIEDLRKEGFRLEAVPRKGYRITALPETLSGSAIRFGLKTAWFGGTVEVHDALPSTQKTAHIRSNEGAAEGTVIAAEKQTEGRGRLNRSWDSIAGKGIWMSIILRPDIPPRQAPQLTLLAAAAVRTGIQKVTGLTSDIKWPNDLLINGRKVAGILTELQADPDRVQAVIIGIGLNVNHDLADFPAHLQDKASSLAAEGGVHFNRNAVIAGILEELESLYFKYLKEGFAPVKQAWEEGAVSIGRKITATTVTSTLTGYAVGITGDGVLLLKDEEGAIHQIYSADIEIVPR, from the coding sequence ATGCAACCTGCTGTAAAAGAAACGCTGTTGAACATGTTTGCTGACAGGCCGGGGCAATTTCTATCAGGCCAGCAAATATCAGAGGCGCTCGGCTGTTCGAGAACAGCGGTCTGGAAATACATCGAGGACCTCAGGAAAGAGGGATTTCGGCTGGAAGCTGTTCCGCGTAAAGGTTACCGGATTACAGCGCTTCCAGAAACGCTGTCTGGAAGCGCTATCCGATTCGGATTGAAAACCGCCTGGTTTGGAGGTACCGTGGAAGTCCATGATGCACTGCCCTCCACCCAGAAAACCGCTCATATCCGTTCGAACGAAGGAGCAGCAGAAGGAACAGTTATTGCTGCAGAAAAACAGACGGAAGGCAGGGGACGGCTAAACCGCAGCTGGGATTCGATTGCTGGAAAGGGAATCTGGATGAGTATTATCCTTCGTCCGGATATCCCGCCCCGGCAGGCACCGCAATTAACATTGCTTGCAGCTGCGGCTGTCAGAACGGGAATACAAAAAGTGACCGGCCTCACCAGCGATATTAAGTGGCCGAACGATCTCCTAATAAACGGCCGGAAGGTGGCCGGTATTTTAACCGAGCTCCAGGCTGACCCGGACAGAGTCCAGGCCGTCATCATCGGTATCGGCTTGAACGTGAATCATGATCTGGCCGATTTTCCAGCCCATCTGCAGGATAAAGCAAGCTCCCTTGCCGCTGAAGGAGGAGTGCATTTCAACAGGAATGCGGTCATTGCCGGCATTCTTGAAGAACTGGAGTCCCTCTATTTTAAATATTTGAAAGAAGGTTTTGCACCCGTCAAACAGGCATGGGAAGAAGGAGCGGTCAGCATCGGACGGAAAATAACTGCAACAACAGTGACCAGTACACTTACGGGATATGCAGTCGGCATAACGGGTGACGGAGTGCTCCTTCTGAAAGATGAAGAAGGCGCCATTCACCAGATATATTCAGCAGATATAGAAATTGTACCCAGATAG
- the panB gene encoding 3-methyl-2-oxobutanoate hydroxymethyltransferase: MKGTKEFTKMKIESEPIVMVTAYDYPSAKQVEEAGADVILVGDSLGMVVLGYESTVPVTVADMIHHTKAVKRGAPDTYVVTDMPFMSYHASREDTMKNARRIIQESGANALKVEGGGEVISVIRTLTEAGVPIVAHLGLTPQSVGVLGGYGVQGKDAESARRLMEDARAAEAAGAVMLVLEAVPKQLSAAVTEALAIPVIGIGAGRDTDGQVLVYHDVITYGVERVPRFAKRYADVNTAIKNGISQFAAEVKNREFPGEEHSFTMKNEQLAALYGGQE; this comes from the coding sequence ATGAAAGGGACAAAGGAATTTACGAAGATGAAGATTGAAAGTGAGCCGATTGTCATGGTAACCGCCTATGATTACCCATCGGCAAAACAGGTGGAGGAAGCAGGTGCTGATGTTATCCTTGTCGGCGATTCTCTCGGAATGGTCGTACTCGGCTATGAATCGACTGTGCCTGTTACGGTCGCTGATATGATCCATCATACCAAAGCCGTGAAACGGGGTGCTCCGGATACATATGTTGTAACGGATATGCCGTTTATGAGCTATCATGCCTCACGGGAAGACACAATGAAAAATGCCCGCAGAATCATCCAGGAAAGCGGCGCCAATGCGCTGAAAGTGGAAGGCGGCGGGGAAGTGATTTCCGTAATCCGGACGCTGACTGAAGCGGGTGTGCCGATTGTCGCTCATCTTGGCTTGACGCCCCAGTCGGTCGGGGTGCTCGGCGGTTATGGTGTACAGGGTAAGGATGCTGAATCAGCCCGCAGACTGATGGAGGATGCCAGGGCTGCTGAAGCAGCGGGTGCCGTGATGCTTGTACTTGAAGCGGTGCCGAAGCAGTTGTCAGCAGCTGTGACAGAGGCGCTTGCGATTCCTGTAATCGGGATAGGTGCCGGACGGGATACGGATGGCCAGGTTCTCGTCTACCATGATGTAATCACATACGGAGTGGAACGGGTACCGCGCTTTGCGAAACGTTATGCCGATGTGAATACTGCAATCAAAAATGGCATTTCACAATTTGCGGCTGAAGTGAAAAATCGTGAGTTTCCAGGTGAAGAGCACAGTTTCACAATGAAAAACGAGCAGTTGGCCGCATTATACGGAGGCCAGGAATGA
- a CDS encoding CCA tRNA nucleotidyltransferase, translated as MNSVFEIPAAIIDRLIENGYEAYFVGGSVRDMLLGREIGDVDIATSAQPRAVMQLFNKTLPIGIEHGTVVVEQSGHFYEVTTFRTDGDYLDYRRPSEVKFVSSLKEDLQRRDFTINAIALTKDGQIIDPFSGRDDLQRRRICTVGNPSERFSEDALRMMRALRFSSQLDFKVEEETVKAITLHAEMLKHIAVERISVEFDKLLLGENRGQALRLLADTGLSESLPGLAGRKDVLHQMADSRLRELRELTEFWTVLFHFLDLSDPQSLFEIWKLPKKRRTNIRILLDAVHSASSKGWTDWQLYKFGGSYSQSAARITAALSGVAAQPALEEIARRYSSLPIHSRNELELDGRNLISWSGKRPGPWIEKALSSVEKAVVEQKLANDRADMKEWLEQCNLL; from the coding sequence ATGAACAGCGTGTTTGAGATACCAGCGGCGATTATCGATCGCCTGATAGAAAACGGATATGAAGCATATTTTGTAGGTGGTTCCGTGCGAGATATGCTGCTGGGCCGGGAAATCGGAGATGTTGATATCGCCACTTCCGCACAGCCCCGGGCAGTCATGCAGCTTTTCAATAAAACCCTTCCGATCGGAATCGAGCATGGTACCGTTGTAGTTGAGCAATCGGGCCATTTTTACGAAGTGACAACCTTCCGTACAGATGGCGACTACCTTGACTACCGGAGGCCTTCGGAAGTGAAATTTGTCTCTTCCTTAAAGGAAGACTTACAGAGACGGGATTTTACCATTAATGCGATCGCACTAACAAAAGACGGCCAAATCATCGACCCTTTCAGCGGCAGGGATGATCTTCAACGGAGACGGATTTGTACGGTGGGAAATCCGTCGGAACGGTTCTCAGAAGACGCACTGCGGATGATGAGGGCCCTCAGGTTTTCAAGCCAGCTTGACTTCAAGGTGGAAGAAGAGACAGTTAAAGCGATTACCCTCCACGCAGAAATGTTGAAGCATATTGCAGTTGAACGGATTTCTGTCGAGTTTGATAAGCTTCTTCTCGGTGAGAACAGGGGGCAGGCACTAAGACTGCTCGCTGATACAGGACTGTCAGAATCCCTGCCAGGACTCGCCGGCCGTAAAGATGTGCTGCATCAGATGGCAGACAGCCGTCTTCGGGAATTGAGGGAGCTGACCGAGTTTTGGACAGTTCTTTTTCACTTTCTGGATCTTTCGGATCCTCAAAGTCTGTTTGAAATTTGGAAGTTACCGAAAAAGCGGCGCACAAATATCCGGATATTGCTGGATGCCGTTCATTCTGCATCGTCTAAAGGCTGGACAGATTGGCAGCTCTACAAATTTGGCGGGTCTTATTCACAATCGGCCGCCAGAATCACCGCGGCATTATCCGGTGTAGCTGCACAGCCGGCTCTTGAAGAAATCGCCAGAAGGTACAGCAGCTTGCCGATTCATTCCCGAAATGAACTTGAACTTGACGGCAGGAATCTTATTTCCTGGAGTGGAAAGAGACCTGGACCATGGATTGAGAAAGCGTTGTCGAGTGTCGAAAAAGCGGTAGTGGAGCAGAAATTGGCAAACGACAGGGCTGATATGAAGGAGTGGCTTGAGCAATGCAACCTGCTGTAA
- the panD gene encoding aspartate 1-decarboxylase yields MFRTMMNGKIHRAVVTEANLDYVGSITIDEDLLDCVGMTANEKVQIVNNNNGARFETYIIPGERGSGVICLNGAAARLVQKGDTVIIISYALIPEEKVKNHTPKIAIMNEDNSIREMIGAEPEATVL; encoded by the coding sequence ATGTTCCGTACAATGATGAATGGAAAAATACACCGTGCTGTCGTGACAGAAGCGAATCTTGATTACGTCGGCAGCATTACGATAGATGAAGATTTGCTTGATTGTGTCGGCATGACGGCGAATGAGAAAGTGCAGATTGTCAATAACAATAACGGCGCCCGCTTTGAAACATATATCATTCCCGGTGAACGGGGGAGCGGAGTCATATGCCTGAATGGAGCGGCAGCCCGCTTGGTGCAAAAGGGCGACACGGTCATTATCATATCATATGCCCTCATCCCTGAGGAAAAAGTGAAAAACCATACCCCGAAAATCGCAATCATGAATGAGGACAACAGTATCCGTGAAATGATCGGCGCAGAACCGGAAGCAACGGTCCTGTAG
- a CDS encoding sporulation protein YpjB: protein MRMIIAAIIVIGLIAGSYSALAAAPEKSDGMQAEQLNKLADQALMLAKQERYGEAKRILVHFSARFMDDPSASGHFDMHDLKVAVTVHQQAVDAMTKVQLPHEQRVQAMTQFRFVVDALFSEHQPLWLTMKGVILGDLQELKASAARKDHHEYQQRLNRFIADYTVIHPAVSLDRPEEDVQMLHSYIAHLDNDRMKSSSYQEKLSTLADLEASLNGIFSETDLNSADPSLFAVIYSIGGVILSALFYAGWKKYRAEREKRHYRRKSND, encoded by the coding sequence ATGCGAATGATAATAGCGGCCATTATCGTTATTGGATTGATAGCAGGATCATATTCCGCGTTGGCTGCGGCACCGGAAAAGTCCGACGGCATGCAGGCGGAACAGCTCAATAAACTGGCCGACCAGGCCCTAATGCTTGCTAAACAGGAGAGGTACGGGGAAGCGAAGCGAATTCTCGTCCATTTTTCCGCCCGGTTTATGGACGACCCCTCTGCATCCGGCCATTTTGATATGCACGATCTGAAGGTGGCTGTAACTGTCCATCAGCAGGCGGTGGATGCCATGACAAAGGTTCAGTTGCCGCATGAACAAAGGGTCCAGGCTATGACACAGTTCCGTTTTGTAGTCGATGCCCTTTTTTCCGAACATCAGCCGCTCTGGCTGACGATGAAAGGGGTCATCCTTGGCGACTTGCAGGAACTCAAAGCGTCGGCTGCCAGAAAAGATCATCATGAATATCAACAGCGGCTCAACCGCTTTATTGCAGATTATACCGTAATCCATCCCGCTGTTTCCCTGGACCGGCCGGAAGAGGACGTCCAGATGCTGCACTCATATATCGCTCATTTGGATAATGACAGAATGAAGAGTTCATCATATCAGGAAAAACTCAGCACACTTGCTGATCTGGAAGCTTCGCTAAACGGGATTTTTTCTGAGACCGACCTGAACAGTGCAGACCCGTCCTTGTTTGCTGTCATCTATTCCATTGGCGGTGTCATCCTGTCTGCATTATTTTATGCCGGATGGAAAAAATACCGGGCAGAGAGAGAAAAACGCCACTACCGCAGGAAATCAAATGATTGA
- the bshA gene encoding N-acetyl-alpha-D-glucosaminyl L-malate synthase BshA, with translation MKLKIGITCYPTVGGSGVVATELGKLLAQRGHEIHFITSDVPFRLDRLYPNIYFHEVEVNQYSVFKYAPYDISLASKMAEVSKREGLDLLHVHYAVPHAISAILAREMTGGKLKVVTTLHGTDITVLGEDPSLSEAIRFGIERSDAVTAVSRALIDQTREMLMTDKQIIPIHNFVDEREYHPRKHEGLRAAYGISPHEKVVVHISNFRHVKRVPDVIRLFGNIVRSMPARLLLIGDGPEYSKVSSLVSELGLEDHVLFLGKQENVAELLSISDLMLLLSQKESFGLVLLEAMACGVPCIGTDIGGIPEIIEHGKNGYIIDTGDIEAGTRHALGLLENSVLHSRFRQAALDTAAQKFHSGAIVNQYEKVYYETLAEKPMEEKR, from the coding sequence ATGAAATTGAAGATTGGCATAACGTGCTATCCGACGGTGGGCGGATCAGGGGTAGTCGCGACGGAATTGGGAAAGCTTCTTGCCCAGCGCGGCCATGAAATCCACTTTATAACATCTGATGTCCCGTTCAGGCTCGACAGGCTTTATCCGAATATTTATTTCCATGAAGTCGAAGTCAATCAATATTCGGTATTCAAATATGCCCCGTATGATATTTCGCTGGCAAGTAAAATGGCAGAAGTGTCGAAACGGGAAGGGCTCGATTTGCTTCACGTCCATTATGCTGTTCCTCATGCGATCAGTGCAATACTGGCCAGGGAAATGACCGGCGGTAAACTGAAAGTCGTGACCACGTTGCATGGAACCGATATCACCGTCCTCGGGGAAGATCCTTCGCTTAGTGAGGCTATCCGGTTCGGGATAGAGCGTTCGGATGCAGTGACAGCCGTAAGCCGCGCGCTCATCGACCAAACAAGGGAGATGCTAATGACTGACAAGCAGATCATACCGATACATAATTTCGTTGATGAACGTGAGTACCACCCAAGGAAACATGAAGGGCTGAGGGCCGCCTACGGAATATCGCCTCACGAAAAAGTGGTCGTCCATATTTCGAATTTCAGGCATGTAAAGCGGGTGCCTGACGTGATTCGTCTTTTCGGTAATATCGTCCGCAGCATGCCGGCACGGCTCCTTTTGATCGGTGACGGCCCTGAATATTCCAAGGTTAGTTCACTTGTCAGCGAGCTGGGGCTGGAAGACCATGTTCTGTTTCTCGGAAAACAGGAAAACGTAGCAGAATTGCTTTCTATCAGCGATTTGATGCTGCTCTTGTCACAGAAGGAAAGTTTCGGCCTGGTGCTCCTTGAAGCGATGGCTTGCGGAGTACCATGCATCGGGACAGATATCGGCGGAATTCCTGAAATCATCGAACACGGCAAAAACGGTTATATTATCGACACCGGTGATATTGAAGCGGGGACACGGCATGCGCTTGGATTACTGGAAAACAGTGTTTTGCATAGCCGTTTCCGGCAGGCCGCCCTCGATACGGCAGCGCAAAAGTTCCATTCAGGAGCCATCGTGAATCAATATGAAAAAGTTTATTACGAAACGCTCGCCGAAAAACCGATGGAGGAAAAGCGATGA
- the panC gene encoding pantoate--beta-alanine ligase, with amino-acid sequence MKVINTIAEMQQEMVKQRSSGRSIGFVPTMGYLHKGHLTLVEAAREENDLVVLSIFVNPLQFGPAEDYGAYPRDFDRDEELAADAGVDYVFYPHVKEMYPSEMTVSLKVEKRTDVLCGRSRPGHFDGVATVLIKLFNITLPHRSYFGLKDAQQVAVVKGLVEDLNFPVEIREVGIVREEDGLAKSSRNVKLTRAERDEAPAIYSALKAAGEKLKAGELDAAPIIKGVKDVIESRTSGVVDYVELYKYPELTKTETLSGKMILAAAVKFSKVRLIDNVIIKIN; translated from the coding sequence ATGAAGGTAATCAACACGATAGCCGAAATGCAGCAAGAGATGGTAAAGCAGCGAAGCAGCGGCCGTTCAATCGGCTTTGTTCCGACGATGGGTTATTTGCATAAAGGGCATCTTACCCTTGTTGAAGCAGCCAGGGAAGAAAACGATCTTGTCGTGCTAAGCATTTTCGTCAATCCGCTCCAATTCGGGCCTGCAGAAGATTACGGCGCTTATCCGCGCGACTTTGACCGGGATGAGGAGCTCGCGGCAGATGCTGGTGTTGATTACGTATTTTATCCCCATGTGAAGGAAATGTACCCTTCCGAAATGACCGTGTCTTTGAAGGTGGAAAAGAGAACGGATGTGCTGTGCGGGCGGTCTCGGCCAGGCCATTTCGACGGGGTGGCAACTGTTCTGATCAAACTCTTTAACATCACCCTGCCGCACAGGAGTTATTTCGGACTGAAAGATGCACAACAGGTGGCGGTTGTAAAAGGTCTCGTTGAAGATCTCAATTTTCCGGTGGAAATCAGGGAGGTCGGCATTGTAAGGGAGGAAGACGGTCTTGCGAAAAGTTCCCGGAATGTGAAGCTGACGAGAGCGGAAAGAGATGAGGCGCCCGCAATCTACTCAGCGTTGAAAGCGGCCGGGGAAAAATTGAAAGCGGGGGAACTTGATGCCGCTCCCATCATTAAAGGCGTAAAAGATGTAATTGAAAGCAGGACAAGCGGTGTCGTGGATTATGTGGAGTTATACAAATACCCTGAGTTGACTAAAACGGAAACGTTGTCAGGAAAAATGATTTTGGCGGCGGCTGTCAAATTTTCAAAGGTTCGCCTTATCGACAATGTTATCATCAAGATCAACTGA